Proteins encoded in a region of the Mercenaria mercenaria strain notata chromosome 1, MADL_Memer_1, whole genome shotgun sequence genome:
- the LOC123538237 gene encoding uncharacterized protein LOC123538237 yields the protein MTCILSMPALYTNPFNEGDEDIQNKRCESFDLHWINVHHPHSGLSDNQRFSDSCQVETSKSLSIPCRMEISNGLTTSVKSEHSEKGYEKDNIETDSEKHVPTNGKHNAISLSYTCKETEVGLDDMNVNPHGVKRKAITTESGEVYMPSKRVSPFLNTPKQRRDERKKILEISIKKLRQLDDPEAFLRRTVLINNVTKCLQKELRQEKYGTKPFSRCGVFNNNCMSDTYLFDDPFLSGVHEKITDDMTDTLINNVFYDKLNGKVNESDIGEKSDIEVNEMEVADELPRIQSRTCSSLKMSEDNSNQSFVADSITVTQSSQKCSRLTCLDSTSGTKEMYPGRCDDSSVANSCCINKSAEKYKPIFNNKTGNIGERDSKAIENIRSPSSELGKQHSDQNTECDKVHAADIVRLRQSIHILVNCADTAQKYLSTDRYNSHLASKGAINENNCNLDHLELDQNLDQKSLSHSFSSFLSAFDISDSI from the exons ATGACTTGTATTTTATCAATGCCAGCTTTGTACACGAACCCATTTAACGAGGGCGACGAAGACATACAAAATAAAAGATGTGAAAGTTTTGATTTGCATTGGATAAATGTTCATCATCCACATTCCGGATTATCCGATAATCAAAGATTTTCGGACTCGTGTCAAGTAGAAACTAGTAAGAGTTTGTCAATTCCATGTCGTATGGAAATTTCAAATGGTCTTACTACAAGTGTTAAATCCGAGCATAGTGAAAAAGGATACGAAAAAGACAATATAGAAACTGATTCGGAAAAGCATGTTCCTACAAACG gAAAACACAATGCAATAAGCCTGTCTTACACGTGCAAGGAAACAGAAGTTGGACTGGATGACATGAATGTAAACCCTCACGGAGTCAAACGAAAAGCGATAACTACGGAGTCCGGAGAAGTGTACATGCCATCAAAACGCGTCTCGCCATTTTTAAACACACCAAAGCAAAGGAGAGACGAAAGAAAGAAAATTCTTGAAATCTCAATAAAAAAGTTAAGGCAATTAGATGATCCCGAAGCCTTTCTTAGAAGGACAGTACTTATAAATAATGTAACGAAATGTCTACAAAAGGAATTACGACAAGAAAAATATGGAACTAAGCCATTCAGTAGATGTGGTGTATTTAATAACAATTGTATGTCAGACACTTATTTGTTTGACGATCCTTTCCTGAGTGGAGTTCATGAAAAAATCACAGACGATATGACAGACACACTAATTAACAACGTGTTTTATGATAAATTGAATGGCAAGGTGAACGAATCCGATATTGGTGAAAAGTCAGATATAGAAGTCAACGAAATGGAAGTCGCTGATGAACTACCGCGCATTCAATCAAGAACATGTAGCTCCCTAAAGATGTCTGAAGACAATTCCAACCAAAGTTTTGTAGCCGACAGTATCACTGTTACACAATCTAGTCAAAAGTGTAGCCGTTTGACTTGTTTAGACAGTACTTCAGGTACGAAAGAAATGTATCCTGGCAGATGTGATGATTCAAGTGTAGCAAATAGTTGTTGTATAAACAAAAGTGCAGAAAAGTACAAAcctatctttaataataaaacagGGAATATAGGTGAACGTGATAGTAAAGCCATAGAAAACATAAGATCACCTTCAAGTGAACTGGGAAAACAACATAGTGATCAAAATACAGAATGCGATAAAGTACACGCAGCTGACATTGTTAGGCTTAGGCAATCAATACATATTCTAGTAAATTGTGCAGACACTGCTCAAAAGTATTTAAGTACGGATAGATACAATTCGCACTTAGCTTCAAAAGGTGCAATAAATGAGAATAACTGTAACTTAGATCATTTAGAACTCGATCAAAATTTGGACCAGAAGTCTTTATCGCATTCCTTCAGCTCATTCTTGTCTGCATTTGATATCAGTGATAGCATTTAA